The window TCGGAAGGGTAACCATGTGAACCTACGGGCAACGCTCGCCGTTCGCGTAGTTCACGATGCTGATGGCAAACGCATCTTCACTGATGCCGATGCCGAATGGCTCGGTGAGAAATCGCCGGGACCATTGTCAGACATCTTCGCTGTTGCGTCTCGACTCAATAAGTTGAGCAAAGACGATCAGGACGAACTCGTAAAAAACTAACCGACCGGCCTGAGCGTCGATTCTACTTTCTGCTTGCCGGCCATCTGGGCATGACGGTCGAGGAACTTCTCGACCGTATCTCATCCGCCGAACTATCCGAATGGATGGCGGATTACCAGTTTGAGCCATTTGGCAACGACTGGCTTCAAACCGCGTCCATCTGCACGTTGGTCGGCAACATAGTCGGAAAGAAGAACGGCGGAACCTTCAAGCCGCAGGATTTCCTGCCGGTCAAACCACCGCCGAAACCACGTCCAAAGCGGCAAACGGCTGAGCAAATGCTCGCCATCTTTCGCACTCTTGCGAGCAACTAATGGCAACAATCGGAAGCCTGAACGTCAATTTGGGCATGAGCACCGCCGCATTCTCGGCAGGTGCAAAGAAAGCAACAGAGACCGTCAAGAGCCTGGCTTCTGGCGTCTCGTCTGCGGCCAGCGCCATTCCCGGTCTCGGCGTTGCAATTGCTGGCATCGGCGCGGCGCTTGGCGCTGGCGCGTTGCTGGCTGGCTTTCAGTCGATGGTGAAGGGCTCGATGGAAACCATCGACGCCACCGGAGACCTGGCTGGGCGCATTGGTGTCACAACCGAAGCGCTTTCGCGTCTGCAATACGCTGCGCAACTGACCGGCTCCGAAGCGGAATCGGTCGCACCCGCGCTGGGCAAGCTCAACGCCAACTTGGGCAAAGCCAAAGAAGGTGGCGAGTTCGCCGACACGCTGGCTGAAATCGGTCTCAGCGCCACAGCGTTGAAAGAACTCGACCCCGCCGAGGCATTCGTGCAAATTGCCGATGGCATCGGCAAGCTCGAATCGCCGTCTGACAAAGCATCTGCCGCGCTGGCCATCTTCGGCAAGCAAGGTGAAGGGCTCATCAATACCTTCAACAGCGGTGGTGATGCCATCCGCGTGCTGATGGAAGAGTCCGACAAGCTCGGCAACACTATCACCGATGTCGATGCTGCGAAGGTTGGCGCTGCCAATGACGCGCTCGATAAGATGTGGAAGGTGCTCGGCGGCATCGCGAATCGCGTGGCTGTCGAAGTCGCGCCGTTCATCGAGCAAGCTGCCACCGCGCTGGTGAACTTCGGTCTCGAAGGTAACCGCGTCGGGATGGTCGTGAGCGTTGGCTTCGAGGTCTTGGCGAAATCCATTGCTTTCGTCGCCGATATGTGGGACGTGCTTGTCCTTGGCTTCAAGGGCGCACAGTATCTCATCACGAAGGGGCTGGCTTACATCGCCAGTCTGTGGATTCAAGTCGGCAAAGGTATTGCTTGGGTTGTTCAGCAAATGGGGTACGAGGTCGATACGACCTTCCTCGATTCGCTAGACAACGAACTGCACGCCGCTGCCGATGCCATCGGCACCGACTTTCAAGAGCGGCTCATCGGCAAATCGTCCGGCGAGAAGGTCACCGCGTTCTTCGACAACATCCGCAACGGTGCTCAGAAGGCAGCGGAAGCAACGGCGCAGATAACGAAGCAGAACAAAGGTCTCGCAGAGTCGTTCGACGAATCAGCGGACAGCGTTAGCAAGCTCGTTGCCAAGTACAAAGAGCAACTTGATTTGTTCGGTTTGGAAGGTCGCGCCGCTGAAATCGAGAAATTGCGTCGCGAGGATGCAGATCCGAAAAAGCTGGCGCAAGCGCAAGCATTGTCGGATGAACTGACTCGCCGCGAAGGCGATAAGAAACGTCTTGGTGACGCGCAGCAAATGCGCGACGCACTGCAATCGCCGCTGCAAAAGTTCCAAGCGGAAATGAAACGCATTGCCGATCTGACCGCGAAGAACCCGCAAGACCTGGCTAACGGTCTGCTCAGTGGCGATGAAGCGCTGCTTGCCAAGCTGCAAGCGCAGCGCGACTTGCTCGCCACGGATCAGCCGCAAGCCGACCCCGGCTCAAACCGTCCGGCTGCTCTCGAACGTGGCACCGCTGCCGCGTTCACTGCCTCTTTCGGCCCGGTAGCCAAGCCTATCGACCGAGTTGCCAAGCTCACCAACGAGTTGCTCATCGTGCAGAAACGCATCGAAGAGAAGCTCGGCGAAGCCAAAATCTAATCTTGCCGCACTCTGCGGCCATCTTCTTCCGCGCACTCTCTGCGCCACTCCATGTCTATTGTTTCCGTCCGCGAAGTTGGCGGTGGCCGTGAAGGCAGCGTCAACGAGAAGGGCGAGCGTCGATACACGCGCGTCTTCCAAGTAATCACCGACAGCGCGCTTGATGGCCCGCTGCTGGTTCGCACCGCACCGGGCATCCCTGGTCGTGGCAATATCTACGCCACCGCGACCGAGTTTGATCCGGGCGCGAAGGTGAAAACAATCACACCGTCGCAATCCGACAATCCCAAAATCTGGGAAGTGCGGGTTGAGTACGACAGCGTGACCGAGGATGAGCCTGAGAATCCTCTCGAACGACCGCCCGAAGTGTCGTGGTCAGCGGCTCCCTATTCGCGCGTCGCATGGAAGGACAACGACGGGAAGGCAATTGTCAATTCGGCTGGTCATTATTTCGACCCACCGCTAGAGGTTGACGATTCGCGCCCAGTGTTGAGCGTCACGCGCAATGAAGCGGCGTTCAATCCGTCCCTGGCCATCGACTATCAGGACGCGGTGAACAGTGACGGCTTCCTCGGTTTCTCACCGGGACAGGCGAAGGTCGCCAAGATCGACGCAAGCTCAGCAACTGAGAATGACATCTTCTATTGGAAGGTGTCTTACGAGTTCCACTTCCGGCGCGAAGGTTGGGAACTCTCTGTCCTCGACCAAGGCCGCTACGAAAAGATCGGCGGCAAGCCGGTGCCGATCCCGGAATTTGACGTCGCGGGCAATGAGATTCCCGGCTCGCAGGTTACCGACCCGGTGCCACTCAACGGCGCGGGCGCACGGCTGAACAATCCCGGCCCGGACACCGTGCAATTTCTTTCGTTCAAAGTCTACAAGGAGCGTCCGTTCTCGGCGTTCAGTTTCTAATAGCACAAGACCTCATCAACAATGATCTGCATGTGGCAGGTCACTTGTCATGCAAGACATTCACGCTCCCCGCTGCCAGCGTTGGCAACGCCACGATTGCGGGCGCGGCCGGAATCGAAGCCACCAAGGTGGTTCACCAATTCCCGCTGCACGTTCAGCAAGTACCTGGCAGCGCAGTCGTCAGCGCCACGACGCTGATTCACATTTCCCGCGCGGTCGGGACAGTTGTCTCTATCGAGGCAATCACGACTACGCCCGCGACGGGTGGTGACCGCACCGTCAGCATCGACCTGCAAAAGAGCACCGGCGCTGGCGCGTTCGCTTCCATCCTCAGCGCGCCATTCACGCTGACGAATGCCACCGTGGCTCGCACGGTTGCACTGGGCATGATTCCCAGCCCTTCGCTGATTGACGGGGACGTGCTGCAAGTCGTCGTGACAGTTGCCGGTGCCGCTGGCAGCCAAGCGCAGGGACTGCTCATCACCGTCACCCTTCGAGAAGAGCCCCAGTAATGTTTGGATTCTCTGCGGCTGACGTGGCCCGTATCTCAGAGGCAGTGAACTTCGTCGAACGTCTGCCGCGTAACAAGCCCACCAACCGTCGCCGCCACGTTACGTTTCGACCGAGCACCGCCCCAGATACCGTGCAAGTCTTTCACGATGATGCCAATGCTGGGGAAGTCGTCGAAGCGAACGAAGCCAACCTTCACCCTGGCCGCATCCGACGCTTCGATGAGACGATGCAAGTCTTCGACGACGTGTGGATTGGCTTTACTGATCGCTTCGACGAATGGGAAGGCGACGTTCTCGCTGTGCAGGAAGAGTTCTATGGCCCCGGCAAACAGAACGGCACGTTTACCGTTGGTGACGACACCCGCCCGCTGTATCTCGTAACGCACGGCGCGCGATCGTGGGATGCCTTCGCCTACGATGAGATTGTGGCTGGCGAAGCCAATCTCGTTGAGTTCATGGAATGGGACGAAGACGAAGAGAAGTTCATGCCCACCGGTCTTCGCTACGACGCCCATGACTTCTTTCTCAATGCGGATGAAACGCAGGAGAAGGGAACGAAGCTCACTGTCGAGTGGCGCGGTCCGCGCTTAGTCATCACCAGCATGTATTGCTCAAAGAGCGATGACGCGAACATTGTCGCGATTGTGGGAGACGACTAATGGCAGCCGCAGGAATGCGAATGGGGAAGAAGTGTTGCTGCTGCAACGACATCTACAAAGCTAACTTCTTGGAATTGGCCAGAGTGACCGGCGACACGGCGAAATCAATTCACGAACTCACGGCTGCTGTCGGTGAAGAACCGGATGTTGCCACGAAGTTCGCCTTCGACCATGTCCACGAGAACGTCTACTACATCGTCGGAATTGGTTTACAGAATCAGATTCGTCGGCGGAATAAGAACTTGAACAATCCGCAGGTGATTCTGACTTGCCCGAGCGGCAGATCTATCTCAGGGATTGCCGGACTGGCGGTGCATCCAGGCAGCCAACGTATCTACTATGGCTGCAACGAATCCCCAAGTGGAGAGCGGTTCATGCGCCGCTGCGATTACGACGGCACGAACGACGTTGAGATTCTGCATCACCCCGACAATTCAGCTGCCGGTGGCGCGCAGTCTCGCATCATCGCCGTGAGCCGCGACGATGCTTACGTCTTCTACTACATGGCCTATGGGCCACCGTCAACGAAGAAGCCTGAGATTCGCCGTTGCGACAGTGACGGCAGCAACGACATGCAGATTTGGGAAGCCGCCACGGCCAACGACACGCTGCACCAATCGCTCGACATCGACAACACGAACCAGAAAGTCATCTTTGCCCACGACTACCGCAGCGGTGGAAGCAACCGTGGCAGCAAGTTGATGCGGTGCGACTTCGACGGCAGCAACGTGCAGGAGCTTCTTGATGCACCACCGGGCAGCACGACAGGTGGGCACTGGTGGATCAGCGGCGCGAACTGGTCGCACAAGCTGGAACGAATCATTTACTGGCACGGGCAATACTTCGGTAGTGTCGGCGTGGACGAAGACGATGACACCGGTGGCCTGTATTCGATGGCTGCCGATGGCACGGACATTCAGCCGCTAGTCGTGCCCGCGAATGAGAAGTGGCATCCCTACGTTGACGAAGACGTGAACCAGCTAGAGCTTGGTTGCGGATTCGAGACGACCGGGCCAGAGACGTTAGCTTAGAACTTTGCCGCACCTTCGGGTGCGGCTTTTTTCGTGCGCCCCTAGGGCACCACTTTTGTACCCCAGTCTGTATACCGTAGCACCAGCACACCGTCACCGGCGTCGTTCCATACAGCCACCCCGAGATTCCAGTAATAGTGATAGGTCGTATTGTTGGCGTTGAGAGGGGAAGTGTAATCCACGCCAATTCCCGTATGGAGCACTACGCGGTCGCCCGTCGTAATCATTTGCTTAGGGAACAAATAGCAGTGTCGCAATTTGTTTGAAACACTTCTATCAGGGTTGTATGTGCAGTCTGCAACTACATGAAACCCAATATCGCAATCTCCAGTCGCTTCTAGAACGACACGTTCGTTGGCGGCATTTCCGCGATTCTGCACTTCCACAATTGACACTAGCAACGGCATGGTAGTAAGTCCTTTGGGCACAATGCTACAGGCTCATCTTCCGTTGGTCAATTCTGTGCAATTGCCGAAAGCGATGACATTCTTAATGTCCCAAGTGCTTTTCGAGATGGTGATTCCCTACAGCCAGCAACACCGCCTCTCGCGCAACGGACTCGATCGCTTTCGGCTCCGACCTACCCATTTGATCGCAGATCGGACATTGCCACTCTCCCCAATAGCCGGGTCGGCCTAGCATGAAACGGACGGAGTAGATAACGTTCGCAAACGTCACCCCGTACTGATCGCGCTGGACTTGGTGTGCCATGGGCGGCAGACTAGCACCGCCACAAGTGCATCACCATTGTGACGCCTTTTATCCTAATCCGTCTGCCGGGGGGCAGTGATAGCCGTTCACCTTAGACGTGATACCAAGATTCAGCGAGCCTACCGAACGGCATTTGCTGGTAGCCCAGTCTCACCCCGAACGCTGATCGCAGTAGCAGAATAGCACCGTTGATTGTAAGCCAAAGGGCTGCGAGCACCTGAAAAAAGACGAGAAACACTATCAGCTTGAGGCAGAAGTTTAGAATCGGATTCACCGCATTAAGGATTTTTATGAGCGCAAATCCAAGAACGAGGCTTAAACCGAACATGAAAATTGGCGGAAC is drawn from Anatilimnocola floriformis and contains these coding sequences:
- a CDS encoding phage tail assembly protein T, with the protein product MTVEELLDRISSAELSEWMADYQFEPFGNDWLQTASICTLVGNIVGKKNGGTFKPQDFLPVKPPPKPRPKRQTAEQMLAIFRTLASN